The following are from one region of the Sorghum bicolor cultivar BTx623 chromosome 2, Sorghum_bicolor_NCBIv3, whole genome shotgun sequence genome:
- the LOC8060249 gene encoding sugar transport protein 7, which produces MAGGGMAALGVKTERAAQYKGRMTLAVAMTCLVAAVGGAIFGYDIGISGGVTSMDPFLEKFFPVVFHRKNSGGKNNYCKYDNQGLAAFTSSLYLAGLVASLVASPVTRNYGRKASIVCGGVSFLIGAALNVAAVNLAMLILGRIMLGVGIGFGNQAVPLYLSEMAPAHLRGGLNMMFQLATTLGIFTANLINYGTQNIKPWGWRLSLGLAAAPALLMTLAGLFLPETPNSLIERGRVEEGRRVLERIRGTADVDAEFTDMVEASELANTIEHPFRNILEPRNRPQLVMAVCMPAFQILTGINSILFYAPVLFQSMGFGSNASLYSSVLTGAVLFSSTLISIGTVDRLGRRKLLISGGIQMIVCQVIVAVILGAKFGADKQLSRSYSIAVVVVICLFVLAFGWSWGPLGWTVPSEIFPLETRSAGQSITVAVNLLFTFAIAQAFLSLLCAFKFGIFLFFAGWITVMTVFVCVFLPETKGVPIEEMVLLWRKHWFWKKVMPADMPLEDGWGAAPATNNHK; this is translated from the exons GAGGAGTGACATCCATGGACCCATTTCTGGAGAAATTCTTCCCGGTGGTGTTCCACAGGAAGAACTCCGGCGGGAAGAACAACTACTGCAAGTACGACAACCAGGGGCTGGCGGCGTTCACCTCCTCGCTCTACCTCGCCGGCCTCGTGGCCTCCCTGGTGGCGTCCCCCGTGACTCGGAACTACGGCCGCAAAGCCAGCATCGTCTGCGGCGGCGTCAGCTTCCTGATCGGCGCGGCGCTCAACGTGGCCGCCGTGAACCTGGCCATGCTCATCCTCGGGCGCATCATGCTGGGCGTCGGCATCGGTTTCGGCAACCAGGCCGTGCCGCTGTACCTGTCGGAGATGGCGCCGGCGCACCTCCGCGGCGGGCTGAACATGATGTTCCAGCTCGCGACGACGCTGGGCATCTTCACGGCGAACCTGATCAACTACGGCACGCAGAACATCAAGCCGTGGGGGTGGCGTCTGTCGCTGGgcctggcggcggcgccggcgctgctGATGACGCTGGCCGGGCTGTTCCTCCCGGAGACGCCCAACAGCCTCATCGAGCGCGGGCGCGTGGAGGAGGGCCGGCGCGTGCTGGAGCGCATCCGGGGCACCGCCGACGTGGACGCCGAGTTCACGGACATGGTGGAGGCGAGCGAGCTGGCCAACACCATCGAGCACCCGTTCCGGAACATCCTGGAGCCCCGCAACCGGCCGCAGCTGGTGATGGCCGTGTGCATGCCGGCGTTCCAGATCCTGACGGGGATCAACTCCATCCTCTTCTACGCGCCGGTGCTGTTCCAGAGCATGGGCTTCGGCAGCAACGCGTCCCTCTACTCCTCCGTGCTCACCGGCGCCGTGCTCTTCTCCTCGACGCTCATCTCCATCGGCACCGTCGACCGCCTCGGCCGCCGGAAGCTCCTCATCAGCGGCGGGATCCAGATGATCGTCTGCCAG GTGATCGTGGCGGTGATCCTGGGCGCCAAGTTCGGGGCGGACAAGCAGCTGTCGCGGAGCTACTCGatcgcggtggtggtggtgatctGCCTGTTCGTGCTGGCGTTCGGGTGGTCGTGGGGCCCGCTGGGGTGGACGGTGCCGAGCGAGATCTTCCCGCTGGAGACGCGGTCGGCGGGGCAGAGCATCACGGTGGCCGTGAACCTGCTCTTCACCTTCGCCATCGCGCAGGCGTTCCTGTCGCTGCTGTGCGCCTTCAAGTTCGGCATCTTCCTCTTCTTCGCCGGGTGGATCACCGTCATGACCGTCTTCGTCTGCGTCTTCCTGCCGGAGACCAAGGGCGTGCCCATCGAGGAGATGGTGCTGCTCTGGCGGAAGCACTGGTTCTGGAAGAAGGTCATGCCGGCGGACATGCCGCTCGAGGATGGCTGGGGCGCCGCACCTGCCACCAACAATCACAAGTGA
- the LOC8070626 gene encoding myristoylated alanine-rich C-kinase substrate — MATTLCIRSTDCLAGRASFGVRAAPALAPRSPMQQQSQTPATASPPHVAMNSRSVRGRANGQQRRRHRRSPPAAGAGAGSPPHKRVMDNVVILRRGQVLMDKATAPLTATTSAPGPSVAQAVPVKAEAALAGKHADAGVAAEAHRGEREKVDESVAFAKQSSLEAAAAVDQGGAQEEAAETAVAADSIVTDTKEEGFVVTTNQSGAETTTEENEPEAGAGQSGAQAETAEPAAAADQHGPDTREKEAEAAEHLGADAMKAEPAPAAHQTLPLAKEEEEAEQAYSGASFAVVAPDPRALPIPVRLLKPRGRAARFRVLVPDNDRAPAPTA; from the coding sequence ATGGCAACAACGTTGTGCATCCGTTCCACGGACTGCCTCGCCGGCCGCGCCTCCTTCGGggtgcgcgcggcgcccgcgctCGCTCCGCGTTCGCCAATGCAGCAGCAAAGTCAGACTCCAGCCACGGCTTCTCCGCCTCATGTGGCCATGAATTCGCGGTCGGTGCGTGGACGGGCGAACGGGCAGCAGCGACGTAGGCACCGGCGGTCTCCCCCGGcggctggggccggggccggctcgCCACCGCACAAGCGCGTTATGGATAACGTCGTGATCCTACGCAGGGGCCAGGTCCTGATGGATAAGGCCACGGCGCCGCTGACGGCGACAACCTCGGCCCCAGGGCCGAGCGTCGCGCAGGCCGTGCCGGTGAAGGCCGAGGCTGCGCTGGCGGGGAAGCATGCAGATGCGGGTGTGGCGGCCGAAGCGCACCGCGGCGAGCGGGAGAAGGTGGACGAGTCCGTGGCATTCGCGAAGCAAAGCAGCCTGGAGGCTGCCGCGGCGGTGGACCAAGGCGGCGCGCAGGAGGAGGCGGCCGAGACGGCGGTGGCAGCGGACAGCATCGTGACGGACACGAAGGAGGAAGGATTCGTGGTGACCACGAACCAGAGCGGCGCGGAGACGACGACGGAGGAGAACGAACCTGAGGCGGGCGCGGGCCAGAGCGGCGCGCAGGCGGAGACCGCCGAGCCGGCAGCAGCCGCGGACCAGCATGGTCCCGACACGCGTGAGAAGGAGGCCGAGGCTGCAGAGCACCTCGGTGCCGATGCCATGAAGGCAGAACCCGCGCCGGCCGCGCACCAAACCCTCCCGCTggcgaaggaggaggaggaggccgagcAGGCGTACTCGGGTGCGTCGTTCGCCGTGGTCGCGCCTGATCCCCGCGCGCTCCCCATCCCGGTGCGCTTGCTGAAGCCCCGCGGTAGGGCTGCTCGGTTCCGTGTCCTTGTGCCTGACAATGACCGCGCGCCGGCGCCCACGGCATGA
- the LOC8060250 gene encoding dicer-like protein 4 isoform X1, producing MEPPRKHKSSGVPVKEEVESEDGNVKDLVAKRRRTEVSGSIIQLQQQIEVFGMENKAPAGLKVEDSTGKDPMDVLNSCAVQNSGQANGRSNEPASLRLLKICKVIGWKEPQFDFEEQGPQHNKTFKCKVTVHLDGLLNTIMECFSKPNPRKKAARENAAQGALWCLQCSGYVRK from the exons ATGGAGCCTCCCAGGAAGCATAAGTCCAGTGGCGTGCCAGTCAAGGAGGAAGTGGAGTCAGAAGATGGAAAtgtaaaa GATTTGGTAGCCAAGCGCAGAAGGACTGAAGTTTCAGGGTCCATTATCCAACTACAACAGCAAATTGAAGTCTTTGGCATGGAGAACAAAGCGCCAGCTGGTCTGAAAGTTGAAGATTCTACTGGCAAGGATCCCATGGATGTGCTCAATAGTTGTGCAGTACAGAACTCTGGTCAAGCGAATGGTCGCA GTAACGAACCGGCAAGCTTGAGACTGCTGAAAATATGCAAGGTAATTGGCTGGAAAGAACCACAATTTGATTTTGAAGAACAAGGACCTCAACATAACAAAAC ATTCAAGTGCAAGGTGACTGTTCACTTGGATGGATTGCTCAACACCATTATGGAGTGCTTCAGCAAGCCCAACCCTAGGAAGAAAGCTGCACGAGAGAACGCCGCACAAGGGGCATTATGGTGCCTTCAGTGCTCTGGTTATGTCAGAAAGTGA
- the LOC8060250 gene encoding dicer-like protein 4 isoform X2: MEPPRKHKSSGVPVKEEVESEDGNDLVAKRRRTEVSGSIIQLQQQIEVFGMENKAPAGLKVEDSTGKDPMDVLNSCAVQNSGQANGRSNEPASLRLLKICKVIGWKEPQFDFEEQGPQHNKTFKCKVTVHLDGLLNTIMECFSKPNPRKKAARENAAQGALWCLQCSGYVRK; this comes from the exons ATGGAGCCTCCCAGGAAGCATAAGTCCAGTGGCGTGCCAGTCAAGGAGGAAGTGGAGTCAGAAGATGGAAAt GATTTGGTAGCCAAGCGCAGAAGGACTGAAGTTTCAGGGTCCATTATCCAACTACAACAGCAAATTGAAGTCTTTGGCATGGAGAACAAAGCGCCAGCTGGTCTGAAAGTTGAAGATTCTACTGGCAAGGATCCCATGGATGTGCTCAATAGTTGTGCAGTACAGAACTCTGGTCAAGCGAATGGTCGCA GTAACGAACCGGCAAGCTTGAGACTGCTGAAAATATGCAAGGTAATTGGCTGGAAAGAACCACAATTTGATTTTGAAGAACAAGGACCTCAACATAACAAAAC ATTCAAGTGCAAGGTGACTGTTCACTTGGATGGATTGCTCAACACCATTATGGAGTGCTTCAGCAAGCCCAACCCTAGGAAGAAAGCTGCACGAGAGAACGCCGCACAAGGGGCATTATGGTGCCTTCAGTGCTCTGGTTATGTCAGAAAGTGA
- the LOC8054736 gene encoding uncharacterized protein LOC8054736, with product MPDAIPACFRAAAAPGGRASASSGSGSGAGTSLATSVYDTRLGLAALSWSRAALGLSLRAVLRVSSAAPSPSAASDYGDGDGDGEVVEYEGECDGDGDEETVVAVRVRPWLLWRRRGSKRFRVRGGRRVVDVAWDLSRARFPPSGGSPEPSSGYFVAVVVDGEMAVVAGDMAEEAYRKTKARRPPGPPPALVSRREHVSMRDGGRGHRTCVVVRGKEREISVDLVSRAAAQGQQGREKDRERDRAEVGMSVSVDGDRVLHVRRLRWKFRGTEKVDLGGGDRVLVSWDLHNWLFPARDASPPDAAVAAAALTAAVAPPAHAVFVFRFELAGCDDGEERDPADDAKEKELLDKAGGVGVGGGGGWAGYVGRWGRGGDWSESSSNGEKRRRKRGQASRLAKASSSSSASVASSSASWASGSTVMDWGSPEEAELQSGDGFSLLVYAWKN from the coding sequence ATGCCCGACGCGATACCGGCCTGCTtccgcgccgccgcggcgcccgGCGGCCGGGCGTCGGCCTCGTCGGGGTCCGGCTCCGGGGCGGGGACCAGCCTGGCCACCTCCGTCTACGACACGCGCCTCGGCCTGGCGGCGCTGTCCTGGTCGCGCGCCGCGCTGGGGCTCAGCCTCCGCGCCGTGCTCCGCGTCTCCTCCGCGGCGCCGTCTCCCTCGGCGGCGTCCGACTACGGcgacggagacggagacggcGAGGTCGTCGAGTACGAGGGCGagtgcgacggcgacggcgacgaggaGACGGTGGTGGCCGTGCGCGTGCGGCCGTGGCTGctgtggcggcggcgcgggtcCAAGCGGTTCCGCGTGCGGGGCGGCCGCCGCGTGGTGGACGTGGCCTGGgacctctcccgcgcgcgcttcCCGCCCTCGGGGGGATCCCCGGAGCCTTCCTCGGGGTACTTCGTCGCCGTCGTGGTGGACGGCGAGATGGCGGTCGTCGCGGGGGACATGGCGGAGGAGGCATACAGGAAGACCaaggcgcggcgcccgcctggCCCGCCACCCGCCCTCGTCTCGCGCCGCGAGCACGTGTCCATGCGCGACGGCGGCCGTGGGCACAGGACCTGCGTCGTCGTGCGCGGCAAGGAGCGGGAGATCTCGGTGGATCTCGTCTCGCGCGCCGCCGCCCAGGGGCAGCAGGGGCGGGAGAAGGACCGGGAGCGGGACAGGGCCGAGGTCGGCATGTCCGTCTCCGTCGACGGCGATCGCGTGCTCCACGTCCGCCGCCTGCGCTGGAAGTTCCGCGGCACCGAGAAGGTGGacctcggcggcggcgaccgCGTCCTCGTGTCCTGGGACCTTCATAACTGGCTCTTCCCCGCGCGCGACGCCTCGCCACCcgacgccgccgtcgccgctgcGGCACTCACCGCGGCCGTGGCTCCACCAGCGCACGCCGTCTTCGTCTTCCGCTTCGAGCTCGCCGGCtgcgacgacggcgaggagcgTGACCCAGCCGACGACGCCAAGGAGAAGGAGCTGCTCGACAAGGCCGGGGGAGTCGGagtcggaggcggaggcggctgGGCAGGCTACGTTGGTAGGTGGGGAAGAGGTGGGGACTGGAGCGAGAGCAGCAGCAATGGCGAGaagcggaggaggaagagggggcaggCCAGCAGGCTGGCCAAGGCGAGCTCCTCCTCGTCGGCGTCAGTGGCGTCGTCCTCCGCGTCGTGGGCGAGTGGCTCCACTGTCATGGACTGGGGCAGCCCCGAGGAGGCCGAGCTGCAGAGCGGCGACGGCTTCTCCCTCCTCGTCTACGCCTGGAAGAACTAG
- the LOC8066932 gene encoding Golgi SNAP receptor complex member 1-1, with protein sequence MEASSWDALRKQARRLEAQLDDQMIAYRKLVSMKSDGSENDIESDIERSLKQLQQVNSQMQTWVSSGGSEVLSHTLTRHMEILQDLTQEFYRLRSSLRAKQQHASLLDLRDFDRAKFDVEDPSDSADQALLREQAAIGRSTGQMDNVISQAQATLGSLMTQRSTFGGITTKISNVSSRLPTINHVLSSIRRKKSMDTIILSLVASVCAFLIFIYWLSK encoded by the exons ATGGAGGCGTCTTCCTGGGACGCCCTTCGCAAGCAG GCAAGGAGGTTGGAAGCTCAGTTAGATGACCAAATGATTGCATACCGTAAATTGGTTTCTATGAAATCAGATGGTTCAGAGAATGATATCGAGTCTGATATAGAAAGATCACTGAAGCAGTTACAGCAAGTAAATTCGCAAATGCAAACTTGGGTATCGTCAGGAGGTTCAGAAGTTCTTTCTCATACTCTGACTCGTCATATGGAGATTTTGCAAGACCTTACTCAG GAATTCTATCGGCTTCGATCAAGTCTCAGGGCGAAACAACAACATGCTTCTCTCCTTGACTTGAGAGATTTTGACAGAGCAAAGTTTGATGTTGAAGATCCATCAGACTCAGCTGATCAAGCCCTTCTCAGGGAACAAGCTGCAATTGGCAGGAGTACTGGACAG ATGGATAACGTGATATCACAAGCTCAAGCAACACTAGGTTCTCTCATGACTCAACGGTCAACATTCGGTGGCATCACTACAAAGATAAGCAACGTCAGCAGTCGGCTTCCAACA ATTAACCACGTCCTCTCGTCCATCAGAAGGAAGAAATCCATGGACACTATCATTCTTTCGCTCGTTGCATCTGTCTGCGCATTTCTCATCTTCATCTACTGGCTGTCGAAGTAG